In the Arenicella chitinivorans genome, ATTAATCGATAATGCTGGCATCGACGCAATCTTGGTTGGCGATTCACTCGGTATGGTGATGCAAGGGCATGCCACACCGGTACCGGTCACCATTGAACACGCGGCATACCACACCGAATGTGTCGCGCGCGGTGTCAATAACTGCATGATTGTCGGCGATCTACCGTTTGGGAGTTACCAAGTCAGTAAAGAACAAGCGTATGAGAATGCGGTTAAGTTGATGCAGGCTGGTGCGCATACGATTAAGCTGGAAGGCGGTGAATTGCAGGTCGAAACAATTAATTTTCTCGCCGAGCGCGGTATTGCTGTCTGCGCACACATTGGTTTAACACCGCAGTCCGTACATCAGCTGGGTGGTTTCAAGGTTCAGGGCCGTGGCGACGCAGCACAACAGCTGCTTGACGATGCTCGAAGAGTGCAGGAGGCCGGTGCGTTTGCGGTGGTGCTAGAGGCTGTTCCCGCCGCATTGGCAGCACAAATCACCGAAAAACTCACCATTCCGACCATTGGGATTGGTGCTGGCGTTGACTGCGATGGACAAGTTTTGGTGCTGCAAGATATGATCGGTATCTACCCGCATAAAAGTCCCAAGTTTTGTAAGAATTTTATGACGGGGAATCAATCGGTTGCCGATGCGGTATCGCAATATATTGCGGAAGTGAAAGCGGGGACTTTTCCAGCCGATGAGCACAGTTTTAAGTAAGTCGTATCGCGGACGCCAGTCCGCTTTTTCGGGGAGCCGCAGTTGAATAAAGTACAAAGGGTGTCGTCGTTGCGCGCAGCTGTATCCGCCGCACGTAAAGATAAAAAAATAGTTGGGTTTGTGCCCACCATGGGGAACTTGCACGAAGGGCATCTAGAGTTGGTGCGCCAGGCCAAACAGCGTGCAGAGTTCGTTGTGGTCAGTATTTTCGTCAATCCAACACAGTTTGGCGCGCACGAAGATCTGGATAACTATCCCTCCACGCCAGAAGAAGATGCGCGTTGCTTGGCAGAATTGGGTGCTGATTTGTTGTTTTTACCCGAGAAAGAAACCATGTACCCGGGCGATCTGGCTGAGCAAACGGTTGTTTATGTGCCTAAGATCGGCGATCTTTATTGCGGTCAAGATCGGCCTGAGCACTTCTATGGTGTGACCACCGTGGTCAGTCGTTTGTTCAATATGGTACAACCCGACGTGGTGGTGTTCGGCAAGAAAGATTACCAGCAATTGGCAATTATTCGTCGCATGGTCGCGGATTTGGCGTATCCGATACAGGTTGTCGGCGTCGACACCGTGCGCGCAGACGATGGTTTGGCATTGTCGTCACGCAATGGGTATTTGAGCGACGTTGAGCGGGCCAAGGCCCCGGCGTTGCAGCAGGCGTTACAGTCGATCGCCACGGAGCTTCAGTCACGGGGCGCGGTGGCGTCTAAAAAGGCCTTGAAACAGTTAGAAGACGATGCCAAAAAGCGACTGGCTGCGGATGGTTGGGCGCCGCAATACATTACGGTGTGTCGACAGGACGATCTTCAACCTGCGAAACGTGGTGATGAAGAGCTGGTAATTCTCGCCGCCGCACAGTTGGGTAACGCACGCTTGATTGATAATCTGGAAGTGTCCTTATCCGCAGCAGATTAGGCGCGCTGAATATCTTGGTCTTTAAAACCTAACAGATAGAGAATACCATCCAGTCCGTGTGTCGACATGGATTGCTTAGCCGATTCACGCACCAGTGGTTTGGCACGAAATGCAATACCAAGCCCGGCTTCGGCCAGCATTAATAGGTCATTAGCACCGTCGCCAACGGCAATGGTCTGCTGCGGGTCAAGGCCCTCCTCGGCGGCGATTTGTTTGAGTAGATGCGCTTTGCGCTCGGCGTTCACCACTGGGTGGATGACGCGGCCAGTTAGCTTCCCGTTGACGATTTCCAACGAATTTGCGTACACGTGATCGATGCCGAGCTCGCGTTGCAGATGGTGACCGAAATAACTAAACCCGCCCGACAGGATCGCGGTTTTGTAACCGTAGGCATGGAGGTTTTTGATGAGTGTACGCGCCCCTTCCATTAACGGCAGGGTCGCTGCGATGTCCTCTAGCACCGTTTCACTTAAACCTTCGAGTAAAGCCATGCGGCGTGTGAAGCTTTCGGTAAAATCGAGCTTACCCTGCATTGCCAACTCAGTGATTTGAGCCACTTGATCGCCAACGCCAGCCCGTTTTGCGAGTTCATCAATAACCTCGGCTTTGATTAGTGTTGAGTCCATGTCAAAGCACACCAGACGGCGATTGCGGCGGAATGCATCATCACGCTGGATGGCGATATCGATGTCAAGTTCAGAGGCAATTTTCAAGAAGCTGGCGCGCATGGCAGCTGAGTTCTTTGGCGATCCTTGAACCGAGAATTCGATGCAGGATTTAACCTCATTGCTGATCGGTTGATTGAGTGGGACGCGACCGCTAAGACGCACGATATCGTGAATATTCAGCCCTTGTTCTGCCGTCACTTGGGTTACTCGGGCGATTTCTTCTGCGGAAACCTCGCGCGTCAAGAGCGTCAAGGTATAGCGTTCGGCACCCTGTTGCCCGACCCATTTCTCATACGCCTGAGCGCTGATATCGCGGATCTTAATTTTTAACCCAAGTCGCTTCGCGTGCTTTTTCAACTGCGATTTAGTTTGTTCTACATCCTGGTCCTCAGGTAGTTGAAGCATCATGCCTTGAGAGACTTGGTCGTGGATAACGGATTGACCGATGTCTAGAATCCGAACGTCGACTTCGCTGATCACGGAATAAAAGTCCGATGACAGGCCGATGCGGTCATCGCCAGAAATGTTTAACAGTATAATGTTGGCCACGAGTATTATGCAGATTGATCGGTCTTTCAGCGTGTCGTGGAGTGTACACCAAAGCATGTAGACTGATAATCTCTGATGCTTAAAACTTAGCAATCTGTGTTTACTGAAACCTCCTGCGCGGGATTTTCACGTATAATCCTGAGTGCAATTTGAAGAGCGGGTAGAAGCCCAACAACTTATGACAAAAAAAACTAAGGTCGGCGTAGTCGGAGTCGGGTACCTCGGTCAAATTCACGCTAAGATTTATCACCAGATGGACAATGTCGAGCTGGTGATGCTGGCGGACACCAACCTGGAAACCGTCACCGCGCTCGGTGAGCAATACGGTTGCGCAGTCACTACCAACTATTTGGAGATGATCGATAAGGTCGATGCGGTGAGTATTGTGGTGCCAACGTCGTTGCACTACGATGTGGCGCAGCCTTTTCTGGAAGCCGGTATCGCGACGCTGAT is a window encoding:
- the panB gene encoding 3-methyl-2-oxobutanoate hydroxymethyltransferase — encoded protein: MAVTVTTMRKMKEAGDKITWLTAYDYSFAALIDNAGIDAILVGDSLGMVMQGHATPVPVTIEHAAYHTECVARGVNNCMIVGDLPFGSYQVSKEQAYENAVKLMQAGAHTIKLEGGELQVETINFLAERGIAVCAHIGLTPQSVHQLGGFKVQGRGDAAQQLLDDARRVQEAGAFAVVLEAVPAALAAQITEKLTIPTIGIGAGVDCDGQVLVLQDMIGIYPHKSPKFCKNFMTGNQSVADAVSQYIAEVKAGTFPADEHSFK
- the serB gene encoding phosphoserine phosphatase SerB produces the protein MANIILLNISGDDRIGLSSDFYSVISEVDVRILDIGQSVIHDQVSQGMMLQLPEDQDVEQTKSQLKKHAKRLGLKIKIRDISAQAYEKWVGQQGAERYTLTLLTREVSAEEIARVTQVTAEQGLNIHDIVRLSGRVPLNQPISNEVKSCIEFSVQGSPKNSAAMRASFLKIASELDIDIAIQRDDAFRRNRRLVCFDMDSTLIKAEVIDELAKRAGVGDQVAQITELAMQGKLDFTESFTRRMALLEGLSETVLEDIAATLPLMEGARTLIKNLHAYGYKTAILSGGFSYFGHHLQRELGIDHVYANSLEIVNGKLTGRVIHPVVNAERKAHLLKQIAAEEGLDPQQTIAVGDGANDLLMLAEAGLGIAFRAKPLVRESAKQSMSTHGLDGILYLLGFKDQDIQRA
- the panC gene encoding pantoate--beta-alanine ligase, encoding MNKVQRVSSLRAAVSAARKDKKIVGFVPTMGNLHEGHLELVRQAKQRAEFVVVSIFVNPTQFGAHEDLDNYPSTPEEDARCLAELGADLLFLPEKETMYPGDLAEQTVVYVPKIGDLYCGQDRPEHFYGVTTVVSRLFNMVQPDVVVFGKKDYQQLAIIRRMVADLAYPIQVVGVDTVRADDGLALSSRNGYLSDVERAKAPALQQALQSIATELQSRGAVASKKALKQLEDDAKKRLAADGWAPQYITVCRQDDLQPAKRGDEELVILAAAQLGNARLIDNLEVSLSAAD